The Mesorhizobium koreense genome includes a window with the following:
- a CDS encoding GFA family protein: MSDNERHTGSCLCGAVRFTTRGPLRGVIYCHCSQCRKQTGHHYAATNVPDGNIVIEGAESVSWYRSSPEAQRGFCRICGSTLFWKRDGSDYVSVLAGSFNQPSGLEGVSHIFVADKGDYYTITDELPQHDQSIPS; this comes from the coding sequence TTGAGCGACAATGAAAGGCATACGGGAAGCTGCCTGTGCGGCGCGGTACGGTTCACGACACGCGGACCTTTGCGCGGCGTGATCTACTGCCATTGCTCGCAATGCCGCAAGCAGACGGGGCACCACTATGCCGCGACGAACGTGCCGGACGGGAACATCGTCATCGAGGGAGCTGAAAGCGTAAGCTGGTATCGGTCCTCGCCGGAGGCGCAACGCGGTTTTTGTCGAATCTGCGGCTCCACGCTTTTCTGGAAACGTGACGGATCGGACTACGTGTCGGTCCTTGCCGGCTCCTTCAATCAGCCTTCCGGGCTGGAAGGTGTCTCCCATATCTTCGTGGCCGACAAGGGCGATTACTACACGATCACGGACGAGCTTCCGCAGCACGACCAATCGATACCGTCATAA
- a CDS encoding GNAT family N-acetyltransferase, which yields MVRYPRRNEPWRGVVRQLRPSDLPRFREHLLRLDAESRHDRFNGVTNDAYISTYAERSFHDGTTVIGYVEDGKVLGAAELHERPDLPEPTGEIAFSVEHELQHRGIGSALFERLISNARGLGYEKLRVTTHPGNLAMRALARKFDAHLSFENLETVGVIDLGKTAETGSVEGQWQARHSPSALERGRRA from the coding sequence ATGGTACGTTACCCCAGAAGAAATGAGCCCTGGCGCGGGGTCGTCAGGCAGCTCAGACCTTCGGACCTGCCAAGGTTCCGCGAGCATTTGCTGCGTCTCGACGCCGAGAGCCGTCACGACCGCTTCAACGGTGTCACCAACGACGCCTATATCTCGACCTATGCCGAGCGCTCCTTTCACGATGGTACGACGGTGATCGGTTATGTCGAGGACGGCAAGGTACTCGGGGCAGCGGAACTGCATGAGCGCCCGGACCTGCCCGAGCCGACCGGCGAGATCGCCTTCAGCGTTGAGCACGAGCTTCAGCACAGGGGTATCGGGAGCGCGCTGTTCGAGAGGCTCATCTCAAACGCACGCGGCCTTGGCTACGAGAAGTTACGCGTCACGACACATCCGGGCAATCTCGCCATGAGGGCGCTGGCGCGCAAGTTCGACGCCCATCTGAGCTTCGAGAACCTGGAAACGGTCGGTGTCATCGATCTCGGCAAGACGGCGGAGACAGGTTCCGTCGAGGGGCAATGGCAGGCCAGGCATTCGCCGTCCGCGTTGGAGCGCGGCCGCCGAGCCTGA
- a CDS encoding DUF2059 domain-containing protein, with protein MISTGKFRNMLAAAGAAVLLAVSAVPSHADDISETHLQAARDALSAIHATDAFDRILPAAAQALKGQLIQKDPNFQEDIISIVDKQTLALAQRRADLETESATDYAKAFTEDELKAIATFYNSPAGKTLLEKGPQVTAEIGRAAVIWQRGIARDLAEAVAKEMAAKHPIKEAAPAPAAANGGTDQPKQDDSNKQ; from the coding sequence ATGATTTCTACGGGTAAGTTTCGCAACATGCTTGCCGCTGCGGGGGCGGCTGTCCTTCTGGCGGTCAGCGCGGTGCCGTCCCATGCGGACGACATATCCGAGACGCATTTGCAGGCCGCGCGGGACGCTCTTTCCGCCATCCACGCTACGGATGCGTTTGATCGGATATTGCCGGCGGCCGCCCAGGCGCTCAAGGGTCAGCTTATCCAGAAGGACCCCAATTTCCAGGAAGACATCATCAGCATTGTCGACAAGCAGACGCTCGCGCTCGCGCAGCGCCGCGCCGATCTGGAAACCGAATCGGCGACCGACTATGCGAAGGCCTTCACCGAGGACGAGTTGAAGGCAATCGCCACGTTTTATAACTCCCCCGCCGGCAAGACGCTTCTGGAAAAGGGTCCTCAGGTGACGGCCGAGATTGGGCGCGCCGCAGTAATCTGGCAGCGCGGCATTGCCCGCGATCTGGCGGAGGCGGTGGCAAAGGAAATGGCTGCCAAGCATCCCATCAAGGAGGCAGCGCCGGCGCCCGCTGCGGCCAATGGCGGCACCGACCAGCCGAAGCAAGACGATTCGAATAAGCAGTAG
- a CDS encoding phosphoglycolate phosphatase: MAEPIVVFDLDGTLIDTAPDLLDSLNRCLDTVGLKRTDPSELRRFVGFGGRVMIERAFEAHGKPLVDGQLDRLYGMFIEDYLGGIPGKSAPYPGVVDALDRLSTAGYRLAICTNKMERHSKLLIEALGLTDRFAAICGQDTFPYRKPDPRHLFGTIEAAGGDVERALMVGDSRTDIDTAKAAGIPVIAVDFGYSDRPVGDLEPSKVVSHFNELTVGLAGRLIDAARSPARA; the protein is encoded by the coding sequence ATGGCTGAACCTATCGTCGTATTCGACCTCGACGGCACACTGATCGACACGGCACCCGACCTTCTGGACAGCCTGAATCGCTGCCTGGATACGGTCGGCCTGAAGCGGACGGATCCCTCCGAACTGCGGCGTTTCGTCGGTTTCGGCGGGCGCGTCATGATCGAGCGAGCCTTCGAAGCTCACGGCAAACCACTGGTCGACGGTCAACTCGACCGGCTCTATGGAATGTTCATCGAGGACTATCTCGGCGGTATCCCAGGCAAATCGGCCCCCTACCCCGGCGTCGTCGACGCGTTGGACCGGCTCTCCACCGCCGGCTACCGGCTGGCAATCTGCACCAATAAGATGGAACGGCATTCGAAGCTGCTGATCGAGGCGCTCGGCCTGACCGATCGGTTTGCGGCGATATGCGGCCAGGACACCTTCCCCTACCGCAAACCCGACCCGCGGCACCTGTTCGGCACCATCGAGGCAGCGGGCGGAGACGTCGAGCGCGCCTTGATGGTGGGCGATTCGCGAACGGACATCGACACAGCGAAGGCTGCCGGCATCCCTGTCATCGCGGTCGATTTCGGCTATTCCGACCGGCCGGTGGGGGATCTCGAGCCGTCGAAGGTGGTCTCGCATTTCAATGAACTGACGGTTGGGCTTGCAGGCCGCCTCATCGACGCTGCGCGAAGTCCGGCCCGCGCCTGA
- the gor gene encoding glutathione-disulfide reductase, with amino-acid sequence MAKYDYDLFVIGGGSGGVRAGRLSASLGKRVGIAEEYRFGGTCVIRGCVPKKLFVYASQFSEHFEDAAGYGWTVPEPRFDWPTLIANKDREIARLEGLYRHGLDKAGADIFDTRAELVDRHTIRLLSQDRTVTAERILLANGGHPNPHASLPGHELCISSNEAFHLAELPKAIAIAGGGYIAVEFANIFHGLGVETTLVYRGKEILNRFDDDLRHRLHEMMEKKGIRILCQSIFERVHRAPDGRLHAKLSDGGTLVVDQVMLALGRVPNTEGLGLEAAGVETGKTGEIVVDEYSRTNVDNIWAIGDVTNRVPLTPVAIHEAMCFVETVFKGNPTSPDFDTIATAVFSQPEIGTVGLTEEVAAKKFDELEIYSASFRPMRHTLAGRDEKMLMKLVVDAKSRKVLGAHILGPDAGETAQLLAIPIKAGLTKDDFDRTMAVHPTMAEELVTMYAPTFRVKDGERVD; translated from the coding sequence ATGGCAAAATACGACTACGATCTCTTCGTCATCGGAGGCGGCTCGGGCGGGGTGAGGGCCGGCCGTCTCTCCGCCTCGCTCGGAAAGCGCGTCGGCATCGCGGAGGAATACCGCTTCGGCGGCACCTGCGTCATTCGCGGCTGCGTGCCGAAGAAGCTCTTCGTCTATGCCTCGCAATTCTCCGAACATTTCGAGGATGCCGCCGGCTATGGCTGGACGGTGCCGGAGCCGCGTTTCGACTGGCCGACCCTGATCGCCAACAAGGATCGCGAGATCGCGCGGCTCGAAGGGCTCTACCGCCATGGGCTGGACAAGGCGGGCGCGGATATTTTCGACACGAGGGCCGAACTGGTTGACCGGCATACCATCCGGCTGCTCTCGCAGGACCGGACGGTGACGGCGGAGCGCATCCTGTTGGCGAATGGCGGCCACCCGAACCCGCACGCCTCGCTTCCGGGCCACGAACTCTGCATCAGTTCCAACGAAGCTTTCCATCTGGCCGAACTGCCCAAGGCGATCGCGATCGCTGGCGGCGGCTATATCGCCGTCGAATTCGCCAACATCTTCCATGGGCTCGGCGTCGAGACGACCCTGGTCTATCGCGGCAAGGAAATCCTCAACCGCTTCGACGACGACCTTCGCCACCGCCTGCACGAGATGATGGAAAAGAAAGGTATCCGAATCCTTTGCCAGAGCATTTTCGAGCGCGTCCACCGTGCGCCCGACGGAAGGCTGCATGCGAAATTGTCGGACGGCGGCACGCTGGTGGTCGACCAGGTCATGCTGGCGCTCGGCCGTGTGCCGAACACCGAAGGCCTCGGGCTGGAGGCCGCTGGCGTCGAGACGGGGAAGACCGGCGAGATCGTCGTCGACGAATATTCGCGTACCAACGTGGACAATATCTGGGCGATCGGGGATGTCACCAACCGGGTGCCGCTTACGCCGGTCGCAATCCATGAGGCGATGTGCTTCGTGGAGACGGTGTTCAAAGGCAACCCCACCAGTCCGGATTTCGATACGATCGCGACGGCGGTGTTCTCGCAGCCGGAGATCGGGACGGTCGGCCTGACCGAGGAGGTCGCGGCAAAGAAATTCGACGAGTTGGAGATCTACAGCGCTTCCTTCCGGCCGATGCGGCATACGCTCGCCGGACGCGACGAGAAGATGCTGATGAAGCTGGTCGTGGACGCCAAGAGCCGCAAGGTGCTCGGCGCCCATATTCTCGGGCCGGATGCCGGCGAGACGGCGCAGCTTCTCGCCATCCCCATCAAGGCCGGTCTCACCAAGGACGATTTCGACCGCACGATGGCGGTCCACCCGACGATGGCGGAGGAACTCGTGACCATGTACGCGCCGACCTTTCGGGTGAAGGATGGCGAGCGCGTCGATTGA
- the cckA gene encoding cell cycle histidine kinase CckA, translating to MARETRSEFYPESVVDQSMGPGVITRLVIFIAVLTAAAILFVLFRNRFGDPFLLGMLGIMAMIGIGYLFATAIGFVQIAPRSTADELSKAFLGSMDAGAVVTDTKGQVVYANKAYAELTGGTSAADIRTVENLLSDNPEAAPVVSRLAAGLADGRSGDGEFRLTQAIRPGLEPGAHWYRVGARTFKAPGRRQPLLAWQLADISRERAEQERFFLDLQKAIDHLDHAPAGFFSADPDGRVTYINATLAEWLGIDLASFTPGATSLAEIVAGDGMALIRAVKADPGSTRNAVIDLDLSTVSGAVLPVRFMHRAATGRDGSPGASRTIVLNRTQGEDSSADLRASEIRFTRFFNSTPMAIAGVDAEGRILRTNAPFLSLFSSVVDRDAVDRHLKLDAVIHERDRERFAAALEQARQRQADISPIDTVLPNDEERNIRFYVNAVAEGTAAEGAEEAAIVYAVETTEQKALEAQMAQSQKMQAVGQLAGGIAHDFNNVLTAIIMSSDLLLTNHRPSDPSFPDIMNIKQNANRAASLVRQLLAFSRRQTLRPEVLNLTDVLADLRMLLARLTGSEVHLKIDHGRDLWPVKADIGQFEQVVVNLAVNARDAMPGGGDLTIRTKNVAAAECEAYNKRELTSADYVLVEIVDSGTGIEPEVLKKIFEPFFTTKEVGKGTGLGLSMVYGIVKQTGGFIFCDSEVGKGTTFRIFLPRHVAQAGAVDAEVAADQAVAPKAQETPRDLSGSATVLLVEDEDAVRMGGMRALTSRGYTVHEASSGVEALEVYKSLEGKVDIVVSDVVMPEMDGPTLLGELRKVNPGIKFIFVSGYAEDAFAKNLPADAQFGFLPKPFSLKQLATVVKEMLDA from the coding sequence ATGGCCAGGGAAACCCGCTCGGAATTCTATCCCGAATCGGTGGTCGACCAGAGCATGGGGCCCGGCGTGATAACCCGGCTGGTCATCTTCATCGCCGTTCTGACCGCCGCGGCTATCCTGTTCGTTCTTTTCCGCAACCGCTTCGGCGATCCGTTCCTGCTCGGCATGCTCGGCATCATGGCGATGATCGGGATCGGTTATCTCTTCGCCACGGCGATCGGCTTCGTGCAGATCGCGCCCCGTTCGACGGCCGATGAGTTGTCCAAGGCCTTTTTGGGCTCGATGGACGCGGGCGCCGTAGTGACCGACACCAAGGGACAGGTCGTCTACGCGAACAAGGCTTATGCGGAACTCACCGGCGGTACCTCGGCGGCCGATATCCGTACCGTCGAGAACCTGCTGTCCGACAATCCGGAGGCGGCGCCGGTGGTGAGCCGTCTGGCTGCCGGTCTCGCCGACGGACGCTCCGGCGACGGTGAGTTCAGGCTGACCCAGGCCATTCGGCCCGGCCTGGAACCCGGCGCTCATTGGTACAGGGTGGGCGCGCGCACTTTCAAGGCGCCCGGCCGGCGCCAGCCGCTCCTTGCCTGGCAGCTTGCCGACATCTCACGCGAGCGGGCGGAGCAGGAGCGCTTCTTCCTCGATCTGCAGAAGGCCATCGATCATCTCGACCATGCGCCTGCCGGCTTCTTCTCCGCCGATCCCGACGGTCGTGTCACCTATATCAACGCGACGCTCGCGGAATGGCTTGGCATCGATCTGGCGAGCTTCACTCCGGGTGCGACGAGCCTGGCGGAGATCGTTGCCGGAGACGGCATGGCGCTCATCCGCGCGGTTAAGGCCGATCCGGGCTCTACCCGCAACGCGGTGATCGACCTCGACCTTTCGACCGTCAGCGGTGCCGTCCTGCCGGTGCGCTTCATGCACCGCGCGGCTACGGGCCGCGACGGTTCGCCCGGCGCCAGCCGCACCATCGTGCTTAACCGCACGCAGGGCGAGGATTCTTCCGCTGATCTCAGGGCTTCCGAGATACGTTTCACGCGCTTCTTCAATTCGACGCCGATGGCGATCGCGGGCGTTGATGCCGAGGGTCGCATCCTGCGGACCAACGCGCCCTTCCTTTCGCTCTTTTCGAGTGTCGTCGACCGCGACGCGGTGGATCGTCACCTCAAACTCGACGCCGTGATCCACGAGCGCGATCGGGAACGGTTCGCTGCTGCTCTCGAACAGGCACGCCAGCGGCAGGCCGACATAAGCCCCATCGACACCGTGCTGCCCAATGACGAGGAGCGCAACATCCGCTTTTACGTCAACGCGGTCGCCGAGGGCACGGCGGCCGAGGGCGCGGAGGAGGCGGCGATCGTCTACGCGGTCGAGACGACCGAGCAGAAGGCGCTCGAAGCCCAGATGGCGCAAAGCCAGAAGATGCAAGCCGTCGGCCAGCTTGCCGGCGGCATCGCGCACGACTTCAACAACGTGCTCACCGCCATCATCATGTCATCGGACCTGCTCCTGACCAACCACCGGCCGTCGGACCCGTCGTTCCCCGACATCATGAATATCAAGCAGAACGCCAACCGGGCCGCCTCGCTGGTGCGTCAACTCCTGGCGTTCTCGCGCCGCCAGACGCTCCGTCCGGAGGTGCTGAACCTGACCGACGTGCTCGCCGACCTCAGGATGCTTCTGGCACGGCTCACCGGCAGCGAGGTTCACCTGAAGATCGACCACGGCCGCGACCTGTGGCCGGTGAAGGCGGATATCGGCCAGTTCGAACAGGTGGTCGTCAATCTTGCCGTCAATGCGCGAGACGCGATGCCGGGCGGCGGCGACCTGACCATCCGGACGAAAAATGTCGCCGCGGCCGAGTGTGAGGCCTACAACAAACGCGAGTTGACATCGGCGGACTATGTTCTGGTCGAGATCGTGGACAGCGGAACGGGTATCGAGCCCGAGGTGCTGAAGAAGATCTTCGAGCCGTTCTTCACCACGAAGGAGGTCGGCAAGGGTACCGGCCTCGGGCTCTCCATGGTCTATGGCATCGTCAAGCAGACGGGTGGCTTCATCTTCTGCGATTCGGAGGTGGGCAAGGGCACGACCTTCCGCATCTTCCTGCCGCGTCACGTGGCCCAGGCGGGCGCGGTCGATGCCGAAGTTGCCGCCGACCAGGCGGTGGCGCCCAAGGCGCAAGAGACGCCACGCGACCTTTCCGGTTCCGCAACCGTCCTTCTGGTCGAGGACGAGGATGCCGTGCGCATGGGCGGCATGCGCGCGCTTACCTCGCGCGGTTATACGGTGCATGAGGCTTCGTCCGGCGTCGAGGCGCTGGAGGTGTACAAATCGCTCGAAGGCAAGGTGGACATCGTCGTGTCCGACGTCGTCATGCCCGAAATGGACGGGCCGACTTTGCTCGGCGAACTCAGGAAAGTGAATCCCGGCATCAAATTCATCTTCGTTTCGGGCTACGCCGAGGATGCGTTCGCCAAAAACCTGCCGGCGGACGCCCAGTTCGGCTTCCTGCCAAAGCCGTTTTCGCTCAAGCAACTGGCGACGGTGGTGAAGGAAATGCTGGACGCTTGA
- the mgtE gene encoding magnesium transporter gives MNEIPVIAGEVRLDIAETSAKQHVADLVDALNADTREEAAQIIASLPFERAVEVFDQPGLDAPDALIRTLPHPQAAAILSAMSADRSADVFRELDAVSRDALLEAVDADARRAVIRILGYPEDSAGAIMTTEFVSVPSNWTVSRTLDHIRKVERTRETVYAIYVTDPKSGKLVRSIGLRRLVVSDPSSRIVDIARRTRPIAVSPLADREKVAQLISKYDLLAVPVVENGHVIGIVTVDDIIDAILEETTEDVQKFGGVAALDEPYMKIGFFEMIRKRGGWLLVLFLSEMLTATAMQGYQAELEKAIVLTLFIPLIMSSGGNSGSQATSLIIRAIALREVGLSDWWRIALREMPTGLVLGAMLGFVAICRIVAWQYLGLYDYGQHWPLIALTVGIALVGIVTFGTLAGSMLPFLLKALRFDPASASAPFVATLVDVSGLVIYFSVALVILRGTML, from the coding sequence ATGAATGAAATCCCGGTCATTGCCGGCGAAGTCCGGCTGGATATCGCCGAAACGTCAGCAAAGCAGCATGTCGCCGACCTGGTCGACGCGCTGAACGCCGACACGCGCGAGGAAGCGGCACAGATTATCGCGTCGCTCCCGTTCGAGCGCGCCGTGGAGGTGTTCGACCAGCCCGGCCTTGACGCGCCGGACGCGTTGATCCGCACCCTCCCTCACCCGCAGGCCGCCGCCATCCTGTCGGCGATGTCGGCCGACCGTTCCGCCGACGTCTTCCGCGAACTCGATGCCGTTTCCCGCGATGCGCTGCTCGAAGCCGTAGACGCGGACGCCAGACGAGCCGTGATCCGCATCCTGGGCTACCCGGAAGACAGCGCCGGCGCGATCATGACGACGGAGTTCGTCAGCGTACCCTCCAACTGGACCGTGAGCCGCACGCTCGACCACATCCGCAAGGTGGAACGGACGCGCGAGACGGTCTACGCAATCTACGTCACCGATCCGAAGAGCGGCAAGCTGGTGCGTTCGATCGGGCTTCGCCGCCTGGTGGTGAGCGACCCTTCCAGCCGCATCGTGGATATCGCCCGGAGAACGAGACCCATCGCCGTCAGCCCGCTCGCCGACCGCGAGAAGGTGGCGCAGTTGATCTCCAAATACGATCTGCTGGCGGTGCCGGTAGTGGAAAACGGGCACGTGATCGGCATCGTCACCGTGGACGACATCATTGATGCCATCCTCGAAGAGACGACCGAGGACGTCCAGAAATTCGGCGGCGTGGCGGCCCTCGACGAGCCCTACATGAAGATCGGCTTCTTCGAGATGATCCGCAAGCGCGGCGGCTGGCTGCTTGTGCTGTTCCTGAGCGAGATGCTGACGGCGACGGCCATGCAGGGCTACCAGGCGGAACTCGAAAAGGCGATCGTGCTGACGCTTTTCATCCCGCTTATCATGAGCTCCGGTGGCAACTCCGGCTCACAGGCGACGTCGCTGATCATCCGCGCCATCGCCTTGAGGGAGGTCGGCCTTTCCGATTGGTGGCGAATCGCCCTGCGCGAAATGCCGACCGGGCTGGTTCTCGGCGCCATGCTTGGCTTTGTTGCGATTTGCCGTATCGTCGCATGGCAATATCTCGGCCTTTACGACTATGGCCAGCATTGGCCGCTGATCGCGCTGACCGTCGGGATCGCTCTCGTCGGCATCGTCACCTTCGGCACGCTGGCAGGTTCGATGCTACCCTTCCTGTTGAAGGCGCTGCGCTTCGATCCGGCAAGCGCATCGGCTCCTTTCGTCGCAACGCTCGTCGATGTTTCCGGGCTGGTGATCTATTTTTCGGTGGCCCTTGTCATCCTGCGCGGCACGATGCTGTGA
- a CDS encoding diacylglycerol kinase translates to MQRLIKAFRNSARAFGWLARSETAFQQEVVLLLLSLPVGWFLADTWRGYALLVGSLVVLMIVEVLNTAVEAACDALSREFNADIQLAKDCGSLAVLLAVALVAGVWILAIAERVGGFPL, encoded by the coding sequence ATGCAGCGGCTGATCAAGGCGTTCAGGAATTCGGCACGGGCGTTCGGCTGGCTCGCACGGTCCGAAACCGCCTTCCAGCAGGAGGTCGTCCTCCTGCTCCTGTCTCTTCCCGTCGGCTGGTTCCTTGCCGATACCTGGCGAGGCTATGCCTTGCTGGTTGGCTCGCTGGTCGTCCTGATGATCGTCGAGGTTCTGAACACGGCGGTCGAGGCGGCATGCGATGCCCTGTCGCGCGAGTTCAACGCCGATATCCAGCTCGCCAAGGACTGCGGCTCGCTGGCCGTGCTGTTAGCCGTGGCTCTTGTCGCGGGCGTGTGGATACTGGCAATCGCCGAGCGAGTAGGCGGGTTCCCATTGTAG
- a CDS encoding gamma-glutamylcyclotransferase family protein, which yields MEKQFAGAAGTDPGCTHVAYFGYGSLVNRATLRTDIVAIAPARLVGWRRIWRPRPDMPGFPAALLTVRREPGSVCDGVLIVDRAENLAAVDEREARYRRVRLESREVEISPTLEGGASAYVPAYVYEADPELPPHRDPPLILQSYLDAVMQGFLHMHGEEGLRRFLTETTGFTEIPIRPDREKPAYPRAVTLSNTERALFDALYGEHGLRLAAG from the coding sequence ATGGAAAAGCAATTTGCCGGCGCGGCGGGAACTGATCCTGGATGTACGCATGTCGCCTATTTCGGCTACGGCTCACTGGTCAATCGTGCGACGCTCAGGACGGATATTGTCGCCATTGCCCCCGCGCGGCTCGTCGGCTGGCGGCGTATCTGGCGGCCACGACCCGATATGCCCGGATTTCCCGCTGCCCTGTTGACGGTGCGACGCGAGCCGGGCAGCGTTTGCGACGGCGTCCTGATCGTCGATCGCGCCGAGAATCTGGCCGCTGTGGACGAACGGGAAGCGCGCTATCGCAGGGTCCGGCTGGAATCGCGGGAAGTTGAGATTTCTCCGACACTTGAAGGTGGCGCTTCGGCCTATGTCCCGGCCTATGTCTATGAGGCCGATCCCGAGCTTCCGCCGCATCGCGATCCACCGCTGATCCTGCAATCCTATCTCGATGCCGTCATGCAGGGCTTTCTGCATATGCATGGGGAGGAGGGCCTGCGTCGCTTTCTCACCGAGACGACAGGCTTCACGGAAATACCGATCCGGCCCGACCGCGAGAAGCCGGCCTATCCGCGCGCCGTCACACTCTCGAATACCGAGCGGGCTCTCTTCGACGCACTTTATGGCGAACACGGACTGCGCTTGGCCGCCGGCTGA
- a CDS encoding class II 3-deoxy-7-phosphoheptulonate synthase encodes MTNMRSSGKWSPNSWRAKPIQQVPSYPDTDALFATEKQLSTYPPLVFAGEARKLKRALASVANGESFLLQGGDCAESFAEHGADNIRDFFRVFLQMAVVLTFAGSQPVVKVGRIAGQFAKPRSSDSETKDGATLPSYRGDIINGIEFDEKSRVPDPQRQIMAYRQSAATLNLLRAFAQGGYASLDNVHKWMLGFVADSPQAERYQALAGRISETIEFMRAVGITSESNASLRETDFYTSHEALLLGYEEAMTRVDSTSGDWYATSGHMIWIGDRTRQPDHAHIEYCRGIKNPLGLKCGPSLTADGLLQLIDLLNPENEPGRLTLIARFGADKVTEHLPKLVRAVQKEGRKVVWSCDPMHGNTITAAGFKTRPFERILKEVQTFFDVHRAEGSHPGGIHVEMTGKNVTECTGGARAVTAEELQDRYHTHCDPRLNADQALELAFLVAELLNKNRVGLPHKTAVNG; translated from the coding sequence ATGACAAACATGCGGTCATCGGGGAAATGGTCCCCGAACTCCTGGAGGGCGAAGCCCATCCAGCAGGTTCCCTCCTACCCGGACACCGACGCCCTGTTTGCCACCGAAAAGCAGCTTTCCACCTACCCGCCGCTGGTTTTCGCGGGCGAGGCGCGCAAGCTGAAGCGCGCGCTTGCCAGCGTAGCGAACGGCGAGAGCTTCCTGCTCCAGGGCGGCGATTGCGCGGAAAGCTTCGCCGAGCACGGCGCCGACAATATACGCGACTTCTTCCGCGTGTTCCTGCAGATGGCTGTGGTGCTCACCTTCGCCGGCTCGCAGCCGGTGGTGAAGGTCGGCCGTATAGCCGGTCAATTCGCCAAACCGCGCTCGTCCGACAGCGAGACGAAGGACGGGGCGACGCTGCCATCTTACCGTGGCGACATCATCAACGGCATCGAGTTCGATGAAAAGTCGCGCGTGCCGGACCCACAGCGCCAGATCATGGCCTATCGGCAATCGGCGGCGACGCTGAACCTCTTGAGGGCGTTCGCGCAGGGCGGCTATGCCAGCCTCGACAACGTGCATAAATGGATGCTGGGCTTCGTCGCCGACAGCCCGCAGGCAGAGCGCTATCAGGCGCTGGCGGGCCGCATCTCCGAGACGATCGAGTTCATGCGCGCGGTCGGCATCACTTCGGAAAGCAACGCCTCGCTGCGCGAGACGGATTTCTACACCAGCCATGAGGCGCTGCTTCTCGGCTACGAGGAGGCGATGACCCGCGTCGATTCCACCTCTGGCGACTGGTACGCGACTTCCGGTCACATGATCTGGATCGGCGACCGGACGCGCCAGCCGGACCACGCGCATATCGAGTATTGCCGGGGCATCAAGAACCCGCTCGGCCTGAAATGCGGCCCCTCGCTGACGGCTGACGGGTTGCTCCAGCTGATCGACCTGCTCAACCCGGAAAACGAGCCGGGCCGGCTGACGCTGATCGCGCGCTTCGGCGCCGACAAGGTCACAGAGCACCTGCCGAAGCTGGTGCGGGCGGTCCAGAAGGAAGGCCGCAAGGTGGTGTGGTCGTGCGACCCGATGCACGGCAATACGATCACGGCGGCCGGCTTCAAGACGCGCCCCTTCGAGCGCATCCTGAAGGAAGTGCAGACCTTCTTCGACGTGCATCGCGCCGAGGGTTCGCATCCAGGCGGCATCCATGTAGAGATGACAGGCAAGAACGTCACCGAGTGCACCGGTGGGGCCCGCGCGGTTACGGCGGAGGAACTGCAGGACCGCTATCACACGCATTGCGATCCCAGGCTGAATGCCGACCAGGCGCTTGAGCTCGCTTTCCTGGTGGCCGAACTCCTAAACAAGAATCGCGTTGGATTACCGCACAAGACTGCGGTCAACGGGTAG
- the rpiA gene encoding ribose-5-phosphate isomerase RpiA, whose protein sequence is MDAKAAKTEAARAALDHVETGMRLGIGSGSTAEEFVRLLAGRVAEGLRIIGVPTSERTAALCRETGVPLSDLDETPHLDLAIDGADEIDPRLSLIKGGGGALLREKIVAAAADRMIVIADDSKLVDTLGRFPLPVEVNRFGLFATRLAIEEAAGKLGLAGPLTLRMTNGEPFVTDGGHFIVDASFGRIPDTRALSNALFAIPGVVEHGLFLGMADTAIVAGAEGVRTLHAIQ, encoded by the coding sequence ATGGACGCGAAAGCGGCGAAGACCGAAGCGGCGCGGGCCGCACTGGACCATGTCGAGACGGGCATGCGGCTCGGCATCGGCTCCGGGTCGACCGCGGAGGAATTCGTGCGCCTGCTGGCCGGCCGCGTCGCAGAAGGGCTCCGTATCATCGGCGTGCCGACCTCCGAGCGAACAGCGGCGCTCTGCCGTGAGACCGGCGTGCCGCTTTCCGACCTCGACGAGACGCCGCATCTCGACCTCGCCATAGACGGCGCCGACGAGATCGATCCTCGCCTTTCGCTGATCAAGGGCGGTGGCGGGGCGCTGCTGCGTGAGAAGATCGTCGCCGCGGCGGCGGACCGGATGATCGTGATCGCCGACGATTCGAAACTCGTCGACACGCTCGGCCGGTTCCCTCTTCCGGTGGAGGTAAACCGCTTCGGCCTCTTTGCGACCCGGCTGGCGATCGAAGAAGCCGCCGGGAAGCTCGGCCTCGCCGGACCGCTGACATTGAGGATGACGAACGGTGAGCCTTTTGTTACAGACGGCGGGCATTTCATCGTTGACGCATCTTTTGGCCGCATTCCGGATACAAGAGCGCTGTCGAACGCTCTCTTCGCCATTCCAGGCGTCGTGGAGCATGGTTTGTTTTTGGGGATGGCGGATACCGCGATCGTCGCGGGGGCCGAGGGGGTCAGAACCCTCCATGCCATCCAGTGA